From Candidatus Tanganyikabacteria bacterium:
TCCATCGGCTTGGCCTGCTCGATCTGTTGCTTGGGCTGTTCGATCTGCTGCTTGGCCTGATCGACCTGCTGACCGGGCTGTTCCTGCGCGTTGGTGACCGGCCGGCCGGTCGGGGAAATCGTCGCGCATCCCGCGACGGTCGCAAGAACTGCGGCGGTGACGAAGAAGGACGTCCTCCGTGCCATTCGCACACCTCCTGACGGAGCGGATGCCGTCGAGATCCGGCTCCCCGAGCCTGCATCTCGTACGACGACGCGGAGCATAAGCGAGGCCCCCCACAGCGACAACGCCCCCCCGATCCCCTGGCCTATCCTCGCTCGCGCCCTGCCGGACGCCGGCCCGGCGCGAGTCGCGCACCCGATCGCCGCCTGCCCGCATGTGGCAGGGTGCACGGGGGAGTTCGGCGCGAGGGGCGCGCCGATGGAAAGGGGCGGGACCCGCAGGCCCCGCCCCGGAGCAGCCCGTGAATCAGCGCTCGATTGCCGGAGTCCGCAAGGCGAGGGTCGCCAGGGCGGTGCGCACCTCCCGCACCGCGGCGGGCAAATCGGCGGCCTCCTTGAGGAAGCGCCCGACACCCACGCCGTCGGCGCCCGCGGCTATCGCGTGGGGAGCGTTCTGGGGGTCGACGCCGCCGGCCAGGATCAGCGGCAAGGCCACGGCGGATCGGATCGCGGCGGTGTTGGCCAGCGCCTCGAGCAGATGCATGATGGAACCGGCAACGCCCTCGGCACGCGGGCCGAGCACGCCTTCGGTCTGGAGGAGGTCGGCTCCCGCCGCCTGGAGCGCCTGGGCCAGATCGACCTGGGCGGCTCGCGGCAGCCGGCCGGGCACGGTGACGCACACCGGAGTCTGGCCGCGCGTCCGCGCCACGACGCGGCGGGTCCAGTCGAGAACCTGCTCGGCGGTGGGCTCCAGGCCGGCGCGGTACATCGCGTCGTAGTTGCCCAGCTCCAGCACGTCGGCGCCGGAGGCGCACAGCACGTCGGGATCTGTCGCCGACGCGAATAGCACCAGGCCGGGCGCGGCCGCCCTTGCGGCGGCGACGAGCGCCGGATCGGCGGCCACGTCCACCGCGTCCGCCCCGCCCTCGGCCGCCGCGCGGACCAGGCGCAGGACCTCGTCGGGATCGAAGACGTCGAGGCCGGAGATGGCCTTGAAGAGCGAGCGGGCGGAGAGGGCGGCGTGCAGGCGCTTGATCATCTCGGTCTCCTGTGGCGAGCGGGCGACGGACGGTCGATTCTACCAGAAAGGCCTAATCGATGATGCGATCGCGCTCGGGACGTTCGTCGGGGCCCTCGACGGACGGATCCTCGGTGCGCCGATCGGGCAGGCCGCTCTCGAAGACCAGGTCCTGCTCCTCGGCGACCTCCTCGTCCTCCAGGCCGTACTCCTCGTCGGTTGCCACCTGGAAGTTGTCGGGCACGACGACGCGATCGGCGCCGAACTCCATGTCGGCCGAGGGCAGCAGGATGCGGCTGGGCAGGCCCGTGGCCTCCTGTTCGACCTCGT
This genomic window contains:
- a CDS encoding DUF561 domain-containing protein; protein product: MIKRLHAALSARSLFKAISGLDVFDPDEVLRLVRAAAEGGADAVDVAADPALVAAARAAAPGLVLFASATDPDVLCASGADVLELGNYDAMYRAGLEPTAEQVLDWTRRVVARTRGQTPVCVTVPGRLPRAAQVDLAQALQAAGADLLQTEGVLGPRAEGVAGSIMHLLEALANTAAIRSAVALPLILAGGVDPQNAPHAIAAGADGVGVGRFLKEAADLPAAVREVRTALATLALRTPAIER